One window from the genome of Rhodopirellula halodulae encodes:
- a CDS encoding response regulator — protein sequence MHRILIADDNTANRELLEAYLVNIDCELETAVDGEDTLAKVESFKPDLILLDVMMPKLSGFEVCKQIKEDPKTNNIMVLMVTALSELGDIERGVQAGTDDFLSKPVNRIELTKRVENMLKLKGTTDELSRLRLYIQEMEER from the coding sequence ATGCATCGGATCCTGATCGCTGACGACAACACGGCCAACCGCGAATTGTTGGAGGCCTATCTGGTCAACATCGATTGCGAGTTGGAAACCGCGGTGGACGGAGAAGACACGCTGGCGAAAGTCGAATCTTTCAAGCCGGATTTGATCCTGCTGGATGTGATGATGCCAAAGCTGAGCGGATTTGAGGTCTGCAAGCAGATCAAAGAAGATCCGAAAACCAACAACATCATGGTGTTGATGGTCACGGCGCTCAGCGAGTTAGGTGACATCGAACGTGGCGTCCAAGCAGGCACCGATGATTTCCTCAGCAAACCGGTCAACCGAATCGAGTTGACGAAGCGTGTCGAGAACATGCTCAAGCTGAAGGGCACCACCGACGAGTTGTCCCGGTTGCGGCTTTACATCCAAGAAATGGAAGAGCGTTGA
- a CDS encoding serine hydroxymethyltransferase produces MSFIQSQDPAIWDAIQAETTRQQDGLEMIASENYTSPAIMEAVGSVLTNKYAEGYPGRRYYGGCEHVDVVETIAIDRAKELFGAEAANVQPHSGSQANAAVYLSCLEVGDTVLGLDLAQGGHLTHGMKLNISGRLYNFVNYGVDKVNHRLDFDQIAKLAREHKPKLIVAGASAYPREIPHDKFKEIADEVGAKLMVDMAHYAGLVAAKIHNSPVPFADYVTTTTHKTLRGPRSGLIMCKEEHLKLVNRNVFPGTQGGPLMHVVAGKAICFAEAMTEEYAAYGQSVVDNARALAETLLGCGLRLVSGGTDNHLMLVDVTAVDLGGKKAEAVLDACGITVNMNMIPFDERKPMDPSGIRIGTPALTTRGMGQDEMKRIGQWIYDALSDADNTSLHESIRSDIREMAQNFPVPAAAQAPASVG; encoded by the coding sequence AAGCCGAAACGACGCGTCAGCAGGACGGGTTGGAGATGATCGCGAGCGAGAATTACACCAGCCCAGCGATCATGGAAGCCGTGGGTAGCGTTTTGACAAACAAGTACGCGGAGGGGTATCCAGGTCGCCGCTACTACGGCGGTTGTGAGCACGTCGATGTTGTCGAAACCATTGCGATTGACCGTGCCAAGGAACTGTTCGGCGCAGAAGCTGCCAACGTCCAGCCTCACAGTGGCTCGCAAGCCAACGCCGCCGTCTACCTGAGCTGCCTCGAAGTGGGCGACACCGTTCTGGGATTGGATCTGGCTCAGGGTGGTCACCTGACGCACGGCATGAAGCTGAACATCAGTGGACGCCTTTACAACTTCGTCAACTACGGCGTCGACAAGGTCAATCATCGCCTGGACTTTGATCAAATCGCCAAGCTGGCTCGGGAACACAAACCCAAATTGATCGTCGCAGGCGCCAGCGCCTACCCTCGCGAAATCCCGCACGACAAGTTCAAAGAGATCGCGGACGAAGTCGGTGCGAAATTGATGGTCGACATGGCTCACTATGCCGGTCTGGTCGCGGCCAAGATTCACAACAGCCCCGTGCCGTTTGCCGACTATGTGACCACCACGACGCACAAGACCCTTCGTGGTCCTCGCAGTGGTTTGATCATGTGCAAAGAGGAACATCTGAAACTGGTGAACCGAAACGTGTTCCCGGGAACCCAGGGTGGTCCTTTGATGCACGTGGTTGCAGGAAAAGCGATCTGCTTCGCGGAGGCAATGACCGAAGAGTACGCCGCCTACGGCCAATCGGTCGTCGACAATGCTCGCGCGCTGGCTGAGACATTGCTGGGTTGCGGGTTGCGACTGGTCAGCGGCGGAACGGACAATCACTTGATGTTGGTCGATGTGACCGCGGTTGACTTGGGCGGCAAGAAGGCCGAGGCGGTTCTGGATGCTTGCGGCATCACCGTCAACATGAATATGATCCCGTTCGACGAGCGAAAACCAATGGACCCATCTGGCATTCGCATCGGAACGCCGGCCTTGACCACTCGTGGCATGGGGCAAGACGAGATGAAACGGATTGGCCAGTGGATCTACGATGCGTTGTCGGACGCGGACAACACTTCGCTGCACGAATCCATTCGCAGTGACATCCGTGAAATGGCTCAGAACTTCCCTGTTCCCGCTGCGGCTCAGGCCCCCGCCAGCGTCGGCTGA